The genomic segment CTGGAGCGCGCGGACGTGGTCATCTACACCGACTCGCTGACCGACCCGCGCATCACCCAGTTCTGCAAGCCCGGTGTGGAGGTCCACGGCAGCGCGGGCATGGCGCTGGAGGAGATTGTTGGCATCATCCTGAAGGCCGTCGGCCAGGGTAAGACGGTGGCCCGCGTCCACAGCGGCGACCCCTCCATCTTCGGCGCGGTGCTGGAGCAGGTCGCCGCGCTGGACAAGGCGGGAGTGCGCAGCGAGGTCATTCCGGGCGTCAGCTCTGTCTTCGCCGCGGCGGTGGCCCTGGGCGTGGAGCTGACGGTGCCGGAGGTGTCGCAGACGGTCATCCTGACGCGCGCCGAGGGCCGGACGCCCATGCCGGACGGCGAGAAGCTGCCTGACTTGGCCCGCCACCAGGCGACGCTGGTGCTGTACCTCAGTTCGGCGCTAATCACCAAGGTAGTGGACGAACTGCTGCAGGGCGGATACCCGCCGGAGACACCCGCCGCGCTGGTGTACCGGGCGAGCTGGCCCGACCAGAAGATCGTGCGGGCGCCCCTGAAAGACCTGGCGGCCCGCGTGCGCGCGGAGAAGATCACGGCGCACGGCATCATCATCGTCGGCAGGGTGCTGGACCCGGCGCTGCGGGAGAGCGCGCCGAAGTCGAAGCTGTACGACGCCTCGTTCACGCACAGCTTCCGCGTGGCGAAGGGCCGTCGCGGCGCCGGCCCGACCAGGAAGGCGCTGGCCCGCAAGGGCAAGTGACGCCCGACGGGAGAGTGTCCGGATTTCCGCCATCTGCAAGCCCTTTTCGAATGCCACGGCAGGCGTTCCGGAGTGCGGCATGTCCTCATGACGGAAGGGAAATGAGGAGCCAGGGTGATGGTTAATCAAATAAAGCGCTTGAAAGTCCGGTTACAGAGGGCAAAAGACCGTCTGCTAAAAATTCCCGTAGTGCAGCTGATATCCCGCACCGCAGAGGGAGCAGACAATCACGATGCCACACAAAGAGCTGCCGGTGTAGCCTATTATGCAATTTTCTCCATATTCCCTCTACTGCTGGGACTCATTGCCATATTTGGCTTTTTCTTGCGTTCAGCAAACCTGCAAGACGAACTGCTAAAATTTGTCGGCAATAGTCTCCCCGGTGCTACCGATATCT from the Dehalococcoidia bacterium genome contains:
- the cobM gene encoding precorrin-4 C(11)-methyltransferase produces the protein MSDNPATLVYFIGGGPGDPELLTLKAVRVLERADVVIYTDSLTDPRITQFCKPGVEVHGSAGMALEEIVGIILKAVGQGKTVARVHSGDPSIFGAVLEQVAALDKAGVRSEVIPGVSSVFAAAVALGVELTVPEVSQTVILTRAEGRTPMPDGEKLPDLARHQATLVLYLSSALITKVVDELLQGGYPPETPAALVYRASWPDQKIVRAPLKDLAARVRAEKITAHGIIIVGRVLDPALRESAPKSKLYDASFTHSFRVAKGRRGAGPTRKALARKGK